The window AAAGAAGGTTGGGTTTATATGTTGACCTGTTTAAAGGGATATTTGGAATTTGGTGTTAATCGATTAAGAGCAGCAATTGTGAGGTAACTTTCCAAAGATGACCTCATGTAGGTTAAAGAAAGTTCAAAAAGTTCAAAAGAGCCTAGGGGCTCTTTTTTATTTTATCACTTTCTAAATGATGAGGAACGTGAGTACATAGAGAGGCTGACATTCCTAAAATAGTCTTGGGACAGCCCCCTATTCGTGCGTGGACACAAATCGCCCCCTACCTACGGTAGGTGCGAAACAGAATGTCACGGTTGTAGTTGCCAAACCCCTCACCGTACAAGGTCAAACCGCCGACATGCGCCGCATGGTTCGGCACCTCGAGTCGCAGTGTCCACTCGTTGCGGGACATGGGGATATCCTTGATCGAGACAGGTGAGAGTCGCTGTCCGTCAAGAAATGTTCCCTGCTCCGTGACCCGGATGATCTTCAACCAACCATATTGATTTATCGTGTCCGGCCACCAGGCAGGGGTGAGCTGGCCGCGGCCTTGTCCCGAATCACCGGGACTCGTCCAATAGCCCAGCAGCGTATCATTGACATAAAAATGAATGTCGGACGGCCAATTCGCTTCAATACCTGGTGCTTCGGAGCCAATTTCTAGCGAAATCTCAATTTCCTCAAGTGTCTGACCGGGCAGCACATAGTTCGGAATGTGATACTCCACGAAGCCGCTGCCAAACCAAAGAATCTTCGCATGCATCCGCTCCGGCTCGAAGAAGAAGCGCGGATCATCATACTGACCAATCACACGATCTGCCGTAGCCAAACCGCAGGTTGGATGTACATCGAAACGTGTGTAGTGGCCAACTGGAATCGCAACCTCATCGAACGTTCGCTGCTGCTCCGTTGGCTGCGGGAGTCGCATTTCGATGTAGGAGAGGGCCAACTTGCACATTTTGTGCGTGCCGCCTTGCTTGCGAACTAATGCTGTCTGAATAAGCCCTCCAGCCTCGAGCTTTTTTACATGCATAGTTACGATGGCGCTGCTTAATTCGAGCATATGAGCTAATTCCTTGACATTCATCTCTTTCTCAGCAAGCAGCTCCAGTATCTTAAGCCGCACATCGCTTGCCAGCGCTTCATACAGCGGCAGCCATTTGCGGTCTGTTGTCGTTTGGATCATCGGACAATCTCCTCTTAGTGGACTTATTAATGAAAATATGAATTCAAAAGAAGGCAGATAAAAAGCTTGAAATCATCTTCTAATTATTGTTTAATATAGTCAATGGAGTTATAAATATATTAACCGATTCACATTTTTATTAATTATACTAAGAGGTGAACCCAATGTCTATGAAAGCAAGTATGATTATCGACAAGGATTTTAAAATCGGAGAAGTAGATTCTCGTATTTATGGCTCATTTATTGAGCA is drawn from Paenibacillus sp. V4I7 and contains these coding sequences:
- a CDS encoding transcriptional regulator — encoded protein: MIQTTTDRKWLPLYEALASDVRLKILELLAEKEMNVKELAHMLELSSAIVTMHVKKLEAGGLIQTALVRKQGGTHKMCKLALSYIEMRLPQPTEQQRTFDEVAIPVGHYTRFDVHPTCGLATADRVIGQYDDPRFFFEPERMHAKILWFGSGFVEYHIPNYVLPGQTLEEIEISLEIGSEAPGIEANWPSDIHFYVNDTLLGYWTSPGDSGQGRGQLTPAWWPDTINQYGWLKIIRVTEQGTFLDGQRLSPVSIKDIPMSRNEWTLRLEVPNHAAHVGGLTLYGEGFGNYNRDILFRTYRR